The following proteins are encoded in a genomic region of Eriocheir sinensis breed Jianghai 21 chromosome 2, ASM2467909v1, whole genome shotgun sequence:
- the LOC127002520 gene encoding troponin C, isoallergen Bla g 6.0101-like, with protein sequence MMSNEEELPPVDPEQMIVLKRAFDSFDSEKRGAISTEIVGTILRMMGQAVNRQILTAVIEEVDVDGSGMLEFNEFVLLAQKFMNEEDEEETKKELYEAFRLYDKNSEGFIPTGVLREILHELDDKLTNEELDGIIDEIDQDGSGTVDFDEFMDMMTG encoded by the exons aTGATG TCAAACGAAGAGGAGCTGCCCCCGGTCGACCCCGAGCAGATgatag TGTTGAAGAGGGCGTTCGACAGCTTCGACTCGGAGAAGAGGGGCGCCATCTCGACGGAAATCGTGGGCACCATATTGCGCATGATGGGCCAGGCCGTGAACAGGCAGATCCTCACCGCGGTCATCGAGGAGGTGGACGTGGACG GCTCTGGGATGCTTGAGTTCAACGAGTTCGTTTTACTGGCGCAGAAGTTCAtgaacgaggaggacgaggaggagaccaAGAAGGAGCTGTACGAGGCCTTCAGACTCTACGACAAGAACA GCGAGGGCTTCATCCCGACCGGTGTGCTGCGGGAGATCCTTCACGAGCTGGACGACAAGCTCACCAACGAGGAACTGGACGGCATCATTGACGAGATCGATCAGGACGGATCCGGCACGGTGGACTTCGATG AATTTATGGACATGATGACTGgctaa